In Balaenoptera acutorostrata chromosome 19, mBalAcu1.1, whole genome shotgun sequence, the following proteins share a genomic window:
- the VPS9D1 gene encoding VPS9 domain-containing protein 1 isoform X7: MAAAVGDGAVKPLQCAMKLANGAIELDTGNRPREAYTEYLRSVHYISQVLLEEVETSKEAGETVTPDTSKMLKLAEQCLERAQSTAAKLGKTCLRPAMPVAAPVPSPTSRHRRVYSDEGGKLSPFLPPEIFQKLQVVESQSSKKELTPLEEASLQNQKLKAAYEARMARLDPSQAMQKTSLTLSLQRQMMENLVIAKAREKTLQRKMEERRLRLQEAANRRFCSQVALTPEDREQRALYAAILEYEQDHDWPKRWKAKLKRSPGDLSLVTSLVSHLLSVPDHPISQLLKKLQCAVYRALYPIVSRGAASALGCRSLPPDADGLLAPGSRRLRPSQSLYCMPSPPEPSPAPRPTDGTSASASIPPPHPGNPDREADGSPAGPPSPLADTSSDLPGKDSSFGDLEQFLATPERRGRGPGGRPEPQPPGVTKEPLLEQLKGTVQDIHDAIDRLLSLTLLAFEGLNTAASKDRCLACIEEPFFSPLWPLLLAVYRSVHRLREAALSRSMELYGNAPPAAVGVPTKLLPRDPEATAAGAYPYCAAAQELGLLVLESCPQKKLECIVRALRVICACAEDYHRAREAAPQPGIAAIGADDLLPILSFVALRSGLPQLVSECAALEEFIHERYLIGEEGYCLTSLQSALSYVELLPRRALGK, encoded by the exons ATGGCCGCTGCGGTCGGGGACGGCGCGGTGAAACCGCTTCAATGCGCCATGAAGCTGGCCAACGGGGCCATCGAGCTGGACACCGGCAACCGGCCCCGG GAGGCATATACAGAATACCTGAGGAGCGTCCACTACATCTCCCAGGTGCTGCTAGAAGAAGTGGAGACCTCCAAAG AAGCTGGGGAAACTGTGACCCCTGACACCTCGAAGATGCTGAAGCTGGCTGAGCAGTGTCTGGAGAGGGCCCAGTCGACAGCTGCCAAACTTG GGAAAACATGCCTGAGGCCAGCCATGCCTGTGGCTGCTCCCGTCCCCTCTCCTACCAGCCGACATCGCCGGGTATACTCAGATGAGGGAGGGAAGCTCTCTCCATTTCTGCCGCCTGAGATCTTCCAGAAGCTTCAGGTTGTAGAGTCACAAAGCTCTAAGAA GGAGTTGACACCCCTGGAGGAGGCGTCCCTGCAGAATCAGAAGCTGAAGGCTGCCTATGAGGCCCGGATGGCCCGTCTGGACCCCAGCCAGGCCATGCAGAAGACATCCCTG ACCCTGTCCCTGCAGCGGCAGATGATGGAGAACCTGGTGATCGCTAAAGCCCGGGAGAAGACA CTGCAAAGAAAGATGGAGGAGCGCCGGCTGCGGCTCCAGGAGGCCGCCAACAG GAGGTTCTGCAGCCAGGTTGCCCTGACCCCCGAGGACCGGGAGCAGCGAGCCCTCTACGCCGCCATCCTCGAGTACGAGCAAGACCAC GACTGGCCAAAGCGCTGGAAGGCCAAGCTCAAGAGGAGCCCAGGGGACCTGTCCCTGGTGACCAGCCTGGTTTCCCACCTGCTCAG CGTCCCCGACCACCCCATCTCGCAGCTCCTGAAGAAGCTCCAGTGCGCGGTGTACCGGGCGCTGTACCCCATCGTGAGCAGGGGCGCCGCCTCGGCCCTGGGCTGCCGTTCCCTGCCCCCCGACGCCGACGGGCTGCTGGCTCCTGGAAGCCGGCGGCTCCGGCCCTCTCAGAGCCTCTACTGCATGCCCTCCCCCCcggagcccagcccagccccaaggCCCACAGACGGCACCTCCGCCAGCgcctccatccccccaccccaccccggcaaCCCGGACAGAGAGGCAGACGGCAGCCCCGCGGGGCCTCCCTCACCCCTGGCGGACACTTCATCCGACCTGCCGGGCAAGGACAGCTCCTTCGGGGACCTGGAACAGTTCTTGGCTACTCCTGAGAGGAGGGGCCGGGGCCCTGGGGGGCGGCCTGAGCCCCAGCCCCCAGGGGTAACGAAGGAGCCGTTGCTGGAGCAGCTGAAGGGCACCGTGCAGGACATACACGACGCCATCG ACAGGCTGCTCTCGCTGACCCTCCTGGCTTTTGAAGGCCTGAACACGGCCGCCTCCAAAGACCGCTGCCTGGCCTGCATCGAGGAGCCCTTCTTCTCCCCGCTGTGGCCCCTGCTGCTGGCCGTGTACAG GAGCGTTCACCGCCTGCGGGAGGCCGCCCTGAGCAGGAGCATGGAGCTGTACGGGAACGCGCCCCCGGCGGCCGTCGGCGTCCCCACCAAGCTCCTCCCCCGGGACCCCGAGGCCACGGCAGCCGGCGCCTACCCCTACTGTGCCGCCGCCCAGGAGCTAGGGCTGCTGGTCCTGGAGAGCTGCCCCCAGAAGAAGCTGGAGTGCATTG TGCGGGCCCTGCGGGTCATCTGTGCCTGCGCGGAGGACTACCACCGGGCTCGCGAGGCTGCGCCCCAGCCGGGCATCGCCGCCAT TGGCGCCGACGACCTGCTGCCCATCCTGTCCTTTGTGGCGCTGAGGAGTGGCCTCCCCCAGCTGGTGTCGGAGTGTGCAGCCCTGGAGGAGTTCATCCACGAGAG GTACCTGATCGGAGAGGAGGGCTACTGCCTGACGTCACTGCAGAGCGCCCTGAGCTACGTGGAGCTGCTGCCCCGGCGGGCCCTGGGCAAGTAG
- the VPS9D1 gene encoding VPS9 domain-containing protein 1 isoform X2, translating into MAAAVGDGAVKPLQCAMKLANGAIELDTGNRPREAYTEYLRSVHYISQVLLEEVETSKAGETVTPDTSKMLKLAEQCLERAQSTAAKLGKTCLRPAMPVAAPVPSPTSRHRRVYSDEGGKLSPFLPPEIFQKLQVVESQSSKKQGQEGTSGDQSVPGLPGAGTAACHHSRELTPLEEASLQNQKLKAAYEARMARLDPSQAMQKTSLTLSLQRQMMENLVIAKAREKTLQRKMEERRLRLQEAANRRFCSQVALTPEDREQRALYAAILEYEQDHDWPKRWKAKLKRSPGDLSLVTSLVSHLLSVPDHPISQLLKKLQCAVYRALYPIVSRGAASALGCRSLPPDADGLLAPGSRRLRPSQSLYCMPSPPEPSPAPRPTDGTSASASIPPPHPGNPDREADGSPAGPPSPLADTSSDLPGKDSSFGDLEQFLATPERRGRGPGGRPEPQPPGVTKEPLLEQLKGTVQDIHDAIDRLLSLTLLAFEGLNTAASKDRCLACIEEPFFSPLWPLLLAVYRSVHRLREAALSRSMELYGNAPPAAVGVPTKLLPRDPEATAAGAYPYCAAAQELGLLVLESCPQKKLECIAAGPSPVRWGCVPWDMSGDRPGSAQPCTRWGWGSARGRTGTRSPPPHPKPGFCDAVRALRVICACAEDYHRAREAAPQPGIAAIGADDLLPILSFVALRSGLPQLVSECAALEEFIHERYLIGEEGYCLTSLQSALSYVELLPRRALVSQGCAGTS; encoded by the exons ATGGCCGCTGCGGTCGGGGACGGCGCGGTGAAACCGCTTCAATGCGCCATGAAGCTGGCCAACGGGGCCATCGAGCTGGACACCGGCAACCGGCCCCGG GAGGCATATACAGAATACCTGAGGAGCGTCCACTACATCTCCCAGGTGCTGCTAGAAGAAGTGGAGACCTCCAAAG CTGGGGAAACTGTGACCCCTGACACCTCGAAGATGCTGAAGCTGGCTGAGCAGTGTCTGGAGAGGGCCCAGTCGACAGCTGCCAAACTTG GGAAAACATGCCTGAGGCCAGCCATGCCTGTGGCTGCTCCCGTCCCCTCTCCTACCAGCCGACATCGCCGGGTATACTCAGATGAGGGAGGGAAGCTCTCTCCATTTCTGCCGCCTGAGATCTTCCAGAAGCTTCAGGTTGTAGAGTCACAAAGCTCTAAGAA GCAGGGTCAGGAAGGGACCTCAGGTGACCAGAGCGTCCCTGGGCTTCCTGGAGCCGGGACAGCAGCTTGTCACCATTCCAGGGAGTTGACACCCCTGGAGGAGGCGTCCCTGCAGAATCAGAAGCTGAAGGCTGCCTATGAGGCCCGGATGGCCCGTCTGGACCCCAGCCAGGCCATGCAGAAGACATCCCTG ACCCTGTCCCTGCAGCGGCAGATGATGGAGAACCTGGTGATCGCTAAAGCCCGGGAGAAGACA CTGCAAAGAAAGATGGAGGAGCGCCGGCTGCGGCTCCAGGAGGCCGCCAACAG GAGGTTCTGCAGCCAGGTTGCCCTGACCCCCGAGGACCGGGAGCAGCGAGCCCTCTACGCCGCCATCCTCGAGTACGAGCAAGACCAC GACTGGCCAAAGCGCTGGAAGGCCAAGCTCAAGAGGAGCCCAGGGGACCTGTCCCTGGTGACCAGCCTGGTTTCCCACCTGCTCAG CGTCCCCGACCACCCCATCTCGCAGCTCCTGAAGAAGCTCCAGTGCGCGGTGTACCGGGCGCTGTACCCCATCGTGAGCAGGGGCGCCGCCTCGGCCCTGGGCTGCCGTTCCCTGCCCCCCGACGCCGACGGGCTGCTGGCTCCTGGAAGCCGGCGGCTCCGGCCCTCTCAGAGCCTCTACTGCATGCCCTCCCCCCcggagcccagcccagccccaaggCCCACAGACGGCACCTCCGCCAGCgcctccatccccccaccccaccccggcaaCCCGGACAGAGAGGCAGACGGCAGCCCCGCGGGGCCTCCCTCACCCCTGGCGGACACTTCATCCGACCTGCCGGGCAAGGACAGCTCCTTCGGGGACCTGGAACAGTTCTTGGCTACTCCTGAGAGGAGGGGCCGGGGCCCTGGGGGGCGGCCTGAGCCCCAGCCCCCAGGGGTAACGAAGGAGCCGTTGCTGGAGCAGCTGAAGGGCACCGTGCAGGACATACACGACGCCATCG ACAGGCTGCTCTCGCTGACCCTCCTGGCTTTTGAAGGCCTGAACACGGCCGCCTCCAAAGACCGCTGCCTGGCCTGCATCGAGGAGCCCTTCTTCTCCCCGCTGTGGCCCCTGCTGCTGGCCGTGTACAG GAGCGTTCACCGCCTGCGGGAGGCCGCCCTGAGCAGGAGCATGGAGCTGTACGGGAACGCGCCCCCGGCGGCCGTCGGCGTCCCCACCAAGCTCCTCCCCCGGGACCCCGAGGCCACGGCAGCCGGCGCCTACCCCTACTGTGCCGCCGCCCAGGAGCTAGGGCTGCTGGTCCTGGAGAGCTGCCCCCAGAAGAAGCTGGAGTGCATTG CGGCAGGCCCTTCTCCTGTCCGGTGGGGGTGTGTCCCGTGGGACATGAGTGGTGATCGTCCAGGCTCTGCCCAGCCCTGCACGcgatgggggtggggcagtgcCCGGGGCCGTACCGGGACGCgatccccaccccctcacccgaAGCCTGGCTTCTGCGACGCAGTGCGGGCCCTGCGGGTCATCTGTGCCTGCGCGGAGGACTACCACCGGGCTCGCGAGGCTGCGCCCCAGCCGGGCATCGCCGCCAT TGGCGCCGACGACCTGCTGCCCATCCTGTCCTTTGTGGCGCTGAGGAGTGGCCTCCCCCAGCTGGTGTCGGAGTGTGCAGCCCTGGAGGAGTTCATCCACGAGAG GTACCTGATCGGAGAGGAGGGCTACTGCCTGACGTCACTGCAGAGCGCCCTGAGCTACGTGGAGCTGCTGCCCCGGCGGGCCCTGG TGTCCCAAGGCTGTGCGGGAACCtcgtga
- the VPS9D1 gene encoding VPS9 domain-containing protein 1 isoform X5, translating to MAAAVGDGAVKPLQCAMKLANGAIELDTGNRPREAYTEYLRSVHYISQVLLEEVETSKEAGETVTPDTSKMLKLAEQCLERAQSTAAKLGKTCLRPAMPVAAPVPSPTSRHRRVYSDEGGKLSPFLPPEIFQKLQVVESQSSKKELTPLEEASLQNQKLKAAYEARMARLDPSQAMQKTSLTLSLQRQMMENLVIAKAREKTLQRKMEERRLRLQEAANRRFCSQVALTPEDREQRALYAAILEYEQDHDWPKRWKAKLKRSPGDLSLVTSLVSHLLSVPDHPISQLLKKLQCAVYRALYPIVSRGAASALGCRSLPPDADGLLAPGSRRLRPSQSLYCMPSPPEPSPAPRPTDGTSASASIPPPHPGNPDREADGSPAGPPSPLADTSSDLPGKDSSFGDLEQFLATPERRGRGPGGRPEPQPPGVTKEPLLEQLKGTVQDIHDAIDRLLSLTLLAFEGLNTAASKDRCLACIEEPFFSPLWPLLLAVYRSVHRLREAALSRSMELYGNAPPAAVGVPTKLLPRDPEATAAGAYPYCAAAQELGLLVLESCPQKKLECIVRALRVICACAEDYHRAREAAPQPGIAAIGADDLLPILSFVALRSGLPQLVSECAALEEFIHERYLIGEEGYCLTSLQSALSYVELLPRRALVSQGCAGTS from the exons ATGGCCGCTGCGGTCGGGGACGGCGCGGTGAAACCGCTTCAATGCGCCATGAAGCTGGCCAACGGGGCCATCGAGCTGGACACCGGCAACCGGCCCCGG GAGGCATATACAGAATACCTGAGGAGCGTCCACTACATCTCCCAGGTGCTGCTAGAAGAAGTGGAGACCTCCAAAG AAGCTGGGGAAACTGTGACCCCTGACACCTCGAAGATGCTGAAGCTGGCTGAGCAGTGTCTGGAGAGGGCCCAGTCGACAGCTGCCAAACTTG GGAAAACATGCCTGAGGCCAGCCATGCCTGTGGCTGCTCCCGTCCCCTCTCCTACCAGCCGACATCGCCGGGTATACTCAGATGAGGGAGGGAAGCTCTCTCCATTTCTGCCGCCTGAGATCTTCCAGAAGCTTCAGGTTGTAGAGTCACAAAGCTCTAAGAA GGAGTTGACACCCCTGGAGGAGGCGTCCCTGCAGAATCAGAAGCTGAAGGCTGCCTATGAGGCCCGGATGGCCCGTCTGGACCCCAGCCAGGCCATGCAGAAGACATCCCTG ACCCTGTCCCTGCAGCGGCAGATGATGGAGAACCTGGTGATCGCTAAAGCCCGGGAGAAGACA CTGCAAAGAAAGATGGAGGAGCGCCGGCTGCGGCTCCAGGAGGCCGCCAACAG GAGGTTCTGCAGCCAGGTTGCCCTGACCCCCGAGGACCGGGAGCAGCGAGCCCTCTACGCCGCCATCCTCGAGTACGAGCAAGACCAC GACTGGCCAAAGCGCTGGAAGGCCAAGCTCAAGAGGAGCCCAGGGGACCTGTCCCTGGTGACCAGCCTGGTTTCCCACCTGCTCAG CGTCCCCGACCACCCCATCTCGCAGCTCCTGAAGAAGCTCCAGTGCGCGGTGTACCGGGCGCTGTACCCCATCGTGAGCAGGGGCGCCGCCTCGGCCCTGGGCTGCCGTTCCCTGCCCCCCGACGCCGACGGGCTGCTGGCTCCTGGAAGCCGGCGGCTCCGGCCCTCTCAGAGCCTCTACTGCATGCCCTCCCCCCcggagcccagcccagccccaaggCCCACAGACGGCACCTCCGCCAGCgcctccatccccccaccccaccccggcaaCCCGGACAGAGAGGCAGACGGCAGCCCCGCGGGGCCTCCCTCACCCCTGGCGGACACTTCATCCGACCTGCCGGGCAAGGACAGCTCCTTCGGGGACCTGGAACAGTTCTTGGCTACTCCTGAGAGGAGGGGCCGGGGCCCTGGGGGGCGGCCTGAGCCCCAGCCCCCAGGGGTAACGAAGGAGCCGTTGCTGGAGCAGCTGAAGGGCACCGTGCAGGACATACACGACGCCATCG ACAGGCTGCTCTCGCTGACCCTCCTGGCTTTTGAAGGCCTGAACACGGCCGCCTCCAAAGACCGCTGCCTGGCCTGCATCGAGGAGCCCTTCTTCTCCCCGCTGTGGCCCCTGCTGCTGGCCGTGTACAG GAGCGTTCACCGCCTGCGGGAGGCCGCCCTGAGCAGGAGCATGGAGCTGTACGGGAACGCGCCCCCGGCGGCCGTCGGCGTCCCCACCAAGCTCCTCCCCCGGGACCCCGAGGCCACGGCAGCCGGCGCCTACCCCTACTGTGCCGCCGCCCAGGAGCTAGGGCTGCTGGTCCTGGAGAGCTGCCCCCAGAAGAAGCTGGAGTGCATTG TGCGGGCCCTGCGGGTCATCTGTGCCTGCGCGGAGGACTACCACCGGGCTCGCGAGGCTGCGCCCCAGCCGGGCATCGCCGCCAT TGGCGCCGACGACCTGCTGCCCATCCTGTCCTTTGTGGCGCTGAGGAGTGGCCTCCCCCAGCTGGTGTCGGAGTGTGCAGCCCTGGAGGAGTTCATCCACGAGAG GTACCTGATCGGAGAGGAGGGCTACTGCCTGACGTCACTGCAGAGCGCCCTGAGCTACGTGGAGCTGCTGCCCCGGCGGGCCCTGG TGTCCCAAGGCTGTGCGGGAACCtcgtga
- the VPS9D1 gene encoding VPS9 domain-containing protein 1 isoform X6, whose amino-acid sequence MAAAVGDGAVKPLQCAMKLANGAIELDTGNRPREAYTEYLRSVHYISQVLLEEVETSKAGETVTPDTSKMLKLAEQCLERAQSTAAKLGKTCLRPAMPVAAPVPSPTSRHRRVYSDEGGKLSPFLPPEIFQKLQVVESQSSKKELTPLEEASLQNQKLKAAYEARMARLDPSQAMQKTSLTLSLQRQMMENLVIAKAREKTLQRKMEERRLRLQEAANRRFCSQVALTPEDREQRALYAAILEYEQDHDWPKRWKAKLKRSPGDLSLVTSLVSHLLSVPDHPISQLLKKLQCAVYRALYPIVSRGAASALGCRSLPPDADGLLAPGSRRLRPSQSLYCMPSPPEPSPAPRPTDGTSASASIPPPHPGNPDREADGSPAGPPSPLADTSSDLPGKDSSFGDLEQFLATPERRGRGPGGRPEPQPPGVTKEPLLEQLKGTVQDIHDAIDRLLSLTLLAFEGLNTAASKDRCLACIEEPFFSPLWPLLLAVYRSVHRLREAALSRSMELYGNAPPAAVGVPTKLLPRDPEATAAGAYPYCAAAQELGLLVLESCPQKKLECIVRALRVICACAEDYHRAREAAPQPGIAAIGADDLLPILSFVALRSGLPQLVSECAALEEFIHERYLIGEEGYCLTSLQSALSYVELLPRRALVSQGCAGTS is encoded by the exons ATGGCCGCTGCGGTCGGGGACGGCGCGGTGAAACCGCTTCAATGCGCCATGAAGCTGGCCAACGGGGCCATCGAGCTGGACACCGGCAACCGGCCCCGG GAGGCATATACAGAATACCTGAGGAGCGTCCACTACATCTCCCAGGTGCTGCTAGAAGAAGTGGAGACCTCCAAAG CTGGGGAAACTGTGACCCCTGACACCTCGAAGATGCTGAAGCTGGCTGAGCAGTGTCTGGAGAGGGCCCAGTCGACAGCTGCCAAACTTG GGAAAACATGCCTGAGGCCAGCCATGCCTGTGGCTGCTCCCGTCCCCTCTCCTACCAGCCGACATCGCCGGGTATACTCAGATGAGGGAGGGAAGCTCTCTCCATTTCTGCCGCCTGAGATCTTCCAGAAGCTTCAGGTTGTAGAGTCACAAAGCTCTAAGAA GGAGTTGACACCCCTGGAGGAGGCGTCCCTGCAGAATCAGAAGCTGAAGGCTGCCTATGAGGCCCGGATGGCCCGTCTGGACCCCAGCCAGGCCATGCAGAAGACATCCCTG ACCCTGTCCCTGCAGCGGCAGATGATGGAGAACCTGGTGATCGCTAAAGCCCGGGAGAAGACA CTGCAAAGAAAGATGGAGGAGCGCCGGCTGCGGCTCCAGGAGGCCGCCAACAG GAGGTTCTGCAGCCAGGTTGCCCTGACCCCCGAGGACCGGGAGCAGCGAGCCCTCTACGCCGCCATCCTCGAGTACGAGCAAGACCAC GACTGGCCAAAGCGCTGGAAGGCCAAGCTCAAGAGGAGCCCAGGGGACCTGTCCCTGGTGACCAGCCTGGTTTCCCACCTGCTCAG CGTCCCCGACCACCCCATCTCGCAGCTCCTGAAGAAGCTCCAGTGCGCGGTGTACCGGGCGCTGTACCCCATCGTGAGCAGGGGCGCCGCCTCGGCCCTGGGCTGCCGTTCCCTGCCCCCCGACGCCGACGGGCTGCTGGCTCCTGGAAGCCGGCGGCTCCGGCCCTCTCAGAGCCTCTACTGCATGCCCTCCCCCCcggagcccagcccagccccaaggCCCACAGACGGCACCTCCGCCAGCgcctccatccccccaccccaccccggcaaCCCGGACAGAGAGGCAGACGGCAGCCCCGCGGGGCCTCCCTCACCCCTGGCGGACACTTCATCCGACCTGCCGGGCAAGGACAGCTCCTTCGGGGACCTGGAACAGTTCTTGGCTACTCCTGAGAGGAGGGGCCGGGGCCCTGGGGGGCGGCCTGAGCCCCAGCCCCCAGGGGTAACGAAGGAGCCGTTGCTGGAGCAGCTGAAGGGCACCGTGCAGGACATACACGACGCCATCG ACAGGCTGCTCTCGCTGACCCTCCTGGCTTTTGAAGGCCTGAACACGGCCGCCTCCAAAGACCGCTGCCTGGCCTGCATCGAGGAGCCCTTCTTCTCCCCGCTGTGGCCCCTGCTGCTGGCCGTGTACAG GAGCGTTCACCGCCTGCGGGAGGCCGCCCTGAGCAGGAGCATGGAGCTGTACGGGAACGCGCCCCCGGCGGCCGTCGGCGTCCCCACCAAGCTCCTCCCCCGGGACCCCGAGGCCACGGCAGCCGGCGCCTACCCCTACTGTGCCGCCGCCCAGGAGCTAGGGCTGCTGGTCCTGGAGAGCTGCCCCCAGAAGAAGCTGGAGTGCATTG TGCGGGCCCTGCGGGTCATCTGTGCCTGCGCGGAGGACTACCACCGGGCTCGCGAGGCTGCGCCCCAGCCGGGCATCGCCGCCAT TGGCGCCGACGACCTGCTGCCCATCCTGTCCTTTGTGGCGCTGAGGAGTGGCCTCCCCCAGCTGGTGTCGGAGTGTGCAGCCCTGGAGGAGTTCATCCACGAGAG GTACCTGATCGGAGAGGAGGGCTACTGCCTGACGTCACTGCAGAGCGCCCTGAGCTACGTGGAGCTGCTGCCCCGGCGGGCCCTGG TGTCCCAAGGCTGTGCGGGAACCtcgtga
- the VPS9D1 gene encoding VPS9 domain-containing protein 1 isoform X3 — MAAAVGDGAVKPLQCAMKLANGAIELDTGNRPREAYTEYLRSVHYISQVLLEEVETSKEAGETVTPDTSKMLKLAEQCLERAQSTAAKLGKTCLRPAMPVAAPVPSPTSRHRRVYSDEGGKLSPFLPPEIFQKLQVVESQSSKKELTPLEEASLQNQKLKAAYEARMARLDPSQAMQKTSLTLSLQRQMMENLVIAKAREKTLQRKMEERRLRLQEAANRRFCSQVALTPEDREQRALYAAILEYEQDHDWPKRWKAKLKRSPGDLSLVTSLVSHLLSVPDHPISQLLKKLQCAVYRALYPIVSRGAASALGCRSLPPDADGLLAPGSRRLRPSQSLYCMPSPPEPSPAPRPTDGTSASASIPPPHPGNPDREADGSPAGPPSPLADTSSDLPGKDSSFGDLEQFLATPERRGRGPGGRPEPQPPGVTKEPLLEQLKGTVQDIHDAIDRLLSLTLLAFEGLNTAASKDRCLACIEEPFFSPLWPLLLAVYRSVHRLREAALSRSMELYGNAPPAAVGVPTKLLPRDPEATAAGAYPYCAAAQELGLLVLESCPQKKLECIAAGPSPVRWGCVPWDMSGDRPGSAQPCTRWGWGSARGRTGTRSPPPHPKPGFCDAVRALRVICACAEDYHRAREAAPQPGIAAIGADDLLPILSFVALRSGLPQLVSECAALEEFIHERYLIGEEGYCLTSLQSALSYVELLPRRALVSQGCAGTS; from the exons ATGGCCGCTGCGGTCGGGGACGGCGCGGTGAAACCGCTTCAATGCGCCATGAAGCTGGCCAACGGGGCCATCGAGCTGGACACCGGCAACCGGCCCCGG GAGGCATATACAGAATACCTGAGGAGCGTCCACTACATCTCCCAGGTGCTGCTAGAAGAAGTGGAGACCTCCAAAG AAGCTGGGGAAACTGTGACCCCTGACACCTCGAAGATGCTGAAGCTGGCTGAGCAGTGTCTGGAGAGGGCCCAGTCGACAGCTGCCAAACTTG GGAAAACATGCCTGAGGCCAGCCATGCCTGTGGCTGCTCCCGTCCCCTCTCCTACCAGCCGACATCGCCGGGTATACTCAGATGAGGGAGGGAAGCTCTCTCCATTTCTGCCGCCTGAGATCTTCCAGAAGCTTCAGGTTGTAGAGTCACAAAGCTCTAAGAA GGAGTTGACACCCCTGGAGGAGGCGTCCCTGCAGAATCAGAAGCTGAAGGCTGCCTATGAGGCCCGGATGGCCCGTCTGGACCCCAGCCAGGCCATGCAGAAGACATCCCTG ACCCTGTCCCTGCAGCGGCAGATGATGGAGAACCTGGTGATCGCTAAAGCCCGGGAGAAGACA CTGCAAAGAAAGATGGAGGAGCGCCGGCTGCGGCTCCAGGAGGCCGCCAACAG GAGGTTCTGCAGCCAGGTTGCCCTGACCCCCGAGGACCGGGAGCAGCGAGCCCTCTACGCCGCCATCCTCGAGTACGAGCAAGACCAC GACTGGCCAAAGCGCTGGAAGGCCAAGCTCAAGAGGAGCCCAGGGGACCTGTCCCTGGTGACCAGCCTGGTTTCCCACCTGCTCAG CGTCCCCGACCACCCCATCTCGCAGCTCCTGAAGAAGCTCCAGTGCGCGGTGTACCGGGCGCTGTACCCCATCGTGAGCAGGGGCGCCGCCTCGGCCCTGGGCTGCCGTTCCCTGCCCCCCGACGCCGACGGGCTGCTGGCTCCTGGAAGCCGGCGGCTCCGGCCCTCTCAGAGCCTCTACTGCATGCCCTCCCCCCcggagcccagcccagccccaaggCCCACAGACGGCACCTCCGCCAGCgcctccatccccccaccccaccccggcaaCCCGGACAGAGAGGCAGACGGCAGCCCCGCGGGGCCTCCCTCACCCCTGGCGGACACTTCATCCGACCTGCCGGGCAAGGACAGCTCCTTCGGGGACCTGGAACAGTTCTTGGCTACTCCTGAGAGGAGGGGCCGGGGCCCTGGGGGGCGGCCTGAGCCCCAGCCCCCAGGGGTAACGAAGGAGCCGTTGCTGGAGCAGCTGAAGGGCACCGTGCAGGACATACACGACGCCATCG ACAGGCTGCTCTCGCTGACCCTCCTGGCTTTTGAAGGCCTGAACACGGCCGCCTCCAAAGACCGCTGCCTGGCCTGCATCGAGGAGCCCTTCTTCTCCCCGCTGTGGCCCCTGCTGCTGGCCGTGTACAG GAGCGTTCACCGCCTGCGGGAGGCCGCCCTGAGCAGGAGCATGGAGCTGTACGGGAACGCGCCCCCGGCGGCCGTCGGCGTCCCCACCAAGCTCCTCCCCCGGGACCCCGAGGCCACGGCAGCCGGCGCCTACCCCTACTGTGCCGCCGCCCAGGAGCTAGGGCTGCTGGTCCTGGAGAGCTGCCCCCAGAAGAAGCTGGAGTGCATTG CGGCAGGCCCTTCTCCTGTCCGGTGGGGGTGTGTCCCGTGGGACATGAGTGGTGATCGTCCAGGCTCTGCCCAGCCCTGCACGcgatgggggtggggcagtgcCCGGGGCCGTACCGGGACGCgatccccaccccctcacccgaAGCCTGGCTTCTGCGACGCAGTGCGGGCCCTGCGGGTCATCTGTGCCTGCGCGGAGGACTACCACCGGGCTCGCGAGGCTGCGCCCCAGCCGGGCATCGCCGCCAT TGGCGCCGACGACCTGCTGCCCATCCTGTCCTTTGTGGCGCTGAGGAGTGGCCTCCCCCAGCTGGTGTCGGAGTGTGCAGCCCTGGAGGAGTTCATCCACGAGAG GTACCTGATCGGAGAGGAGGGCTACTGCCTGACGTCACTGCAGAGCGCCCTGAGCTACGTGGAGCTGCTGCCCCGGCGGGCCCTGG TGTCCCAAGGCTGTGCGGGAACCtcgtga